The Zingiber officinale cultivar Zhangliang chromosome 2A, Zo_v1.1, whole genome shotgun sequence genomic sequence ctccaaagacttggttatataggccacagtTTGGAAAACTCCGGCTACCattcgactgccaaaaccatcagtcgactgccctctgtggatatTCGACCGTTATaatccaacggctcgataccaatcgactggtgaaagtactagtcgactgatccacattggctgagcgaacagaagcattctgtttgctccCAGTCGACTACCTAGTCAACTGAACCAGTTGATTGATgaaactaccagtcgactggtacccgagtacaatctctcagcactcggaccctcacccttactaCTCACTTCACTCTTCGTTGCAgcattgacctcttgccttcaagcctacttactttggctcttgtccctcggatgcattcaagacTGCAGCTcgcccccaatgtcatccttcgcgtatgcctcgaagttacttccctcgacccttgtccttacTACCTTGTCCAAGGTCTcttagatgctccatccttcactggacccgaagtcatcaagctgagtcatatgtgtatcctgtaaacctgcacactcatatacacatatcaaatacaaggatgaacctaacttaaaccctttactcaaacatcaaaacacatggtcgcacgaaccattgagattgctccaacaggctCATGCCTATATGCTAGTGAGGTTAGACCGAGGTATAGCTATAGAGCATTATATTGAATATGATGATCCACTTTTTGCTTATCATTACATTGTTATGTCCTGACAATTGTTGTCTGactcattcgtggttgagagagtcatcaacgATCGTTAGCATATCTTGTCGACCATTATTTTCCATTCATGGTTGAAAAAGTTGTCAacaatcatgatgcatatgactGTCCACATGACCATTTGTGGTAGCGTTTTCGCTTGTAGTTTATAGCTAGATAGCCACATATATATCCTATCTTCCCATGAGGTCATCTGTGGTAGAGTGTTTTTTCTCAGACAATGGTCACTTATAAATCTTGTCTGCTCACGAgaccatctgtggtagagagTTCTCCCGCAGACAGTGACTAGTTACATACCCTGACTGCCCACAGGACCATCTATGGAAGAGCGTTCTCCCGTAGTCAATGGCTGaggagctagatagctacctcaACCTGTCCAtccacgggaccatccgtggtagagcgttcttcCACGGACAATGACTATATATACATCCTGACCGCTTACGAGACTCATTCGTGATCACATATTGTTGTGCTAGTCAGGACTAGCTATATGCTTGCTATATGACAATTATGTATTTATTCATATAGGTTTGGATGTACTGTATATACTCCCGGTCTATTGGTTATACCTAATTAAGCAAGTTAGTGGAGTGTTTTATTGTTATTTATGCTTTTGGTTAGCAGATGATTATGCCAGCGCTCTTATTTTTATAGTAAGTATTTTACATGAGATTGCATCCTTCGATCTTCTCATATttagtatcatgcactatcttattaTACCTACTAAGTTATTATACTCAATATCCCTTGCTTTTCCCTTATCTTTTAAGTTAGCagatagaagatatgttgtgtcACTCAGGGGTCCTGGCTACTAGTCCGATATTACACTCAAGATCGTATTTTTCCATGTTATGTTTTGCTACTTTATATTTGCACTTGATTTTGTTTGTGGATTTTAGTCTTATAGTGTACTTTTATTCGGTTGTGTTATCTATTGTGTTAAGCCATGTCGGCAGGTAGTCGTTTATATTTTCTATGTTATGTCGAAATCATGTAAATTCCTCTGTAttgttgttgctttattttatctTTCGTTGTGTATTTATGTCCATGTTGTGGACTTATATCATATTGTATCGTACATTATCACTAGGGATATCGTCTATTTTACTGAACAAGTATATCTCTAGGGTGTGACATTTTCTTTGAAGACATGCTTTCATCTGGAATTGATTTATGTCTAATTATAATAAATCTATCACCTTCTGATTAATTAGACACCCAGTGAGAACTTACATATAAAATTGTTAGTTCCATATAAGTTGGCATGCTTCATTGATTTGTTGGAAATTTACTTGTGGATGAGTGGAGCCGAGCTGAATTGTCTTTCCATTTCCAAAAGTTTGGTGTTAGAGGAATAAAAACTGAAATTAAGAACCATTTAAAAGCAATTTGCCTTAAATCAAGATTAAGATATAAATGAATTAAGCCGTTTGTAAATTATTCAGATCTCGGTTAAAAGAAATCATTAAAATTTGTTCGATTAAATTGACGAGTCGAATTTGAACTTGATTTTGAACTCGAAAATattatcgagccgagcttgagcttaaCAGTATTTAATTCACAAGCTCATGAACATAATCGCTTAGAGgaataaaaattgaaattaagaaaCATTCAAAGGCAATTTACCTTAAATCATGATAAGGGTATAAACGAATCAAGCCGTTCGTGAACTATTCGAATCTCGGTTCGAAAAAAATTCACTCAAGTTCATTCAATTAAGTTAACGAGTCGAACTCGATCCTAATTTCAAACTCAAAAATATTATTAAGCCGAGCTCGAGTTTCGTTTAAAGATTTGTAAATGTATTAGTTAAAAGGCTTATGAACATTTTTGTTATGAGGTTCATTtatcttttataaattataaatataataatatcttaataattaaaatttaaaaataaaacaatatcaTTAACTAaacttgattaattaaaattttaagtaaaataacACCATTAATTAGAACTCGATTATGCGAATAACGAGCTAGTACTTGagcttttaaaaatatctaaaagtTATATGTCAATGAGCTGAGCTCTAACTACGCTCatttaatttgtaaaatattattttcaagcTGTTTAtaaactatttaattttattatgaatCAAACTCGACCTTTACAATTAAAGCTTAATCGAACCCGAGACGAACACAAATTTAGAGAAAAATCAATTGATCCGAGCTTACTCCAGTCCATCCACCCATTCATGAGCCCTTTGTTAATAGTCTCTTCATattggtctagtggctagcgcataaaatattatcatcatgagatttagagttcgaatctcgataaaatcgaggtaaatatctcccttatgtattagtcactattccaaaaactaatagtcatccgtgatttatctcctccgtattgACCCTTGAACGGATTGAAGGGGGCTTGGAGTCGAGCGTATTCATGAGCCCTTCGTTAAAAGCTTACTGCAATTTTATGGAGTTTGTGGGCAAAAATGTAAAACTAACCAGGTAAGAATGTAAGATACTAAGATCGGATAAGATTGGGCGTACTGCAAACCACTGAGGTGCGAGTGAAGAGAAAGCGAAGCGCAGCCATGGATTCCAGATTGCTGCATCCTTCAACCCTCTCTCCCAACCCCTGCTGCTTCCCAAGACCCCGCCTTTCCCCTCGCCCTCGCCTTCTCCTTCCCCGAGCAACCACCGACGGGGACGCCACCGACGCCGGCGACAGGCAGGCCGAGAGCGCGGCGGTTCCTTCCTCCCCCTCTCCGCCCGCGCTCAATATCAGGTACCGGTCCCGCTCGCGGGTGCGGCGGCAGGAGGAGCAGCAGAAGAGCGCCCCCCGGAAGCAGCCGCCACCCAAGAAGGATTGGGAGTCGATGACGCCGGGCGAGAAGGCGGTGGAGCTCTACGTGGGGGAGAAGGGCCTCCTCTTCTGGCTCAACAAGATCGCCTACGCCTTGATCTTCGTCATCGCTGGCGGGTGGATCCTCTTCCGCTTCATCGGTCCTGCGCTCGGCCTCTACCAGCTCGACTCCGCTCCTTTGTCCCCTTCCGCCATATTCAAAGCCTCGCCCTAAACCAAGTTAGGATTTTCTGAGAACGTTCCTTTTGCACGATATATTGTAATCATCATTTCCTTACCAAGTCTCTATTCAAAAATGTCAACTTTCTCTCAATTTCTGAGTGCAGTAATATTTTGCCATAACAAATAGGCTGGACTAATTAACCTAGAAGCAGAAACAAATATTTCAAGATTCAAAATGCACAATTCTGATTGCTAATAATGTACTGTAATATTTGTAAAAATGTGAAGCAATTATCTTCACCTCTCACAAACCAATTACTTGCTTTGGCTTCATAATACAATGGTAACCTTCAGCAAGAAAGACACAGCAATAGTAGTGGAAATGGAAGAAATATGAAACCAAGGAGAATAAGataacaaaagaaacaaaatagctTGCTGACTATGAGAAGGATGCATCTGCAAATGCTCCCAAGACTGTCAATAATGCAACTAGAATCCTGAAAAGGAATTGAATAATTCATGTCATGTTTGTTTATCCAAACACACAGAGGAATTTAGTCTGCTAATACAGAAAAAAACTTAACTGTCTAATAATGGCACCAGAAACGCAATTGCCCAATCTCTGGCTTGTTCAATTCTATGGTCTTGTGGGTTGTGGCACTTGTAAGATGGATAAGCATAGCCAAAAACCAGTCTGCAGAGTGCAGAAATCACAACACACCAGCTTCTCAATCTAAACATCGCAATTTAAACCAGTCTGGATGTCTTACATCAGAACTCTGAAAATGAACGAAGCTACCATGATCCCTCCACCAAAAACCAAATAGCAACATAAACGCatgttgattaaaaaaaaagattatgaTAGCTTAGTCAGAAAGAAAAGGATCGAATGTGGGATTTTGAAAACTAAATCATTAGGTGTTAAACGGGATAACGCATTCCATGTTTGCATACAGGAACTTCTGATTCAAAGCTGAAATCAAATGCATCGTCGTGAATCCTCATTGAAGGCCACGAAAAATAAATCAAGGAAGAGAAAAAATAATGGCACCTCGGATCGGGCGACGAGGTAGGGAGATGGCGAGGGAAGAGTGGGAAGCGGATTGGGGACGAATGTGTTGACATTTATCCACCAAGAATGAGGAGACCGCGACAGCCGACAGGTATTAGGGTTGAGTCTAGAGCCGACATCATCCAACTTCGAATTTGCTCCTCTCCCTCTCGATCGCTTTCTCGCCGCCGGAAAGGGTAGCTGCAGTCACGAATTCCGCCAATCTTTAttaaatacaaataaattaagtagaaATCTTTTAGGGCAAAaatcgtgcctttctattttttTACTGGGTAATAGATAATGCTTATGCCAACTAATTCTGAAATAGTGGCTCGGTTCCATTAAAAATTTTTATGGATTATTAAAATGAATAAGAAAGCTCTTACAGTGAATGATCTATCAACTTAGTGTTCTTAGATTAAtcgttcattaaaaaaaatttatccatTAATTACTAAAACTTGTTGGGATCTTGATGGCCAActaaagggggtgaataaccGATTACCCACGATattcacttcctacacttgttagcacaGCAGAATATAAAACAAACTATAAGTACTAatgaaagctaaccctagaagaCAATACATGATAAGAAAAATAAACACAAACCCACACATGTTCGTTTAACATGATTCGAAGATGATGCTcttactccacggctatccgtaaagTGGGCAATCCCTATCCGTTAGTAGATGATTCCTCGGCAAacttcggctagctcaaacctctttgtcgatggagaaacctcatcacaaCTCAATCAAAAGCACGAGGATCACACGAGAGCTTGGTGACTTTAATTAGGCGTTAACGACCTCTAATTTCGTCACTAAGCTCAGTCACCGCAAGCTCCATTAGTAAGTTGATTTTACTGTTACTAGTCGACTAGCCTTGTACCAATCGACTAGTGCTGGCCAACAACACTCCATAGAATCCACGATTTTGCCAACggctctttaccagtcgactgctacagtgtactaGTTGACTGACTACAGTACCAATCGACTAGCTACAGTGTACTAGTCAACTGACTACAGTACTAGTAGACTCATTTTTACAGTCGTCAAGCATAGAAACATTCTATGCCCTGCCCCAGTCGATTGATCCAGATGCCATTTGACTAGTAAAAGCCTAAACATAAagttttaccccgagtacaatctttcatgcactcgtcctcgcccacaCAACCTCGACTTTGTCATTTAGCCatcttccatcagccttgcgtcgcttgaatgcttccccatccttcacgttttGCCTTCAAGATATTTCCTTCGGCCTTatccttgttgtcgggtcttctcaTGACTttgtcttctagcctcctccatcagccttgcgtcccttagATGCTTCtctatccttcacgtcttgcctttaaGATATTTCTTTCgaccttgtccttgttgtcggaTCTTCTCATGACCTTGCCTTTTAGCCTCATTCATCAACCTCCCTCAGATGCTTCCATATCCTTCACGACTTGCCTTCAAGAGTTTCCTTTGGCCTCGGTCTTCATCCTTGCCAAGCTACACTTGAACTTACGTTACCAaaactacacacttggacttacactgccaataTTCACCCTTGGACTTTACCTTTGCCAACATCTCACTTatacttttcttgttgtacctacatcctgcatactcacaagcgcatattaaatacaacaataaatctaacttaaacttttacccaaatatcaaaacctaaggtcacaccgattgctccaacaaaactAGCCCCGGGACTCGATCCTTAGATTCTTATTGATTTATTAGCATAACAACGTAATATTCTATCAGCATTTTTGGTGATGTTACAGTAGTTACAAAGCTACTGtcggtgcaggttgcactaacggtctaactcaggttttgatgaatgacaaaataaattaaattaggtttaatGTGAACTAATGatttaactaagtgtgtaggagaagtccagatgggtcgactgGATATCTGGTAAAAAaatcagctaggtcgacggcccGATCGGATAGTTGGTATagagtccagataggtcgatgctcggaagggatccgggcgcccggagtggttcgggcgcccggaagcggtctaggcgcctggaatgcCCAAAATCTATCTTGTCACTAGCTTAGAGCACATTGATTGGATGACTATCGTCacggtccaagcgcctggaactgTCTATATAAGTAGCCTTCCACCAGGAGCAAAGAACAACAACTTTCTTCTGCAATTGCTTTCTTGCGTGCTGCTCCAAAGACGATCCTGCGACGCTGTGAAGtttctccgacaacctgcgactcTGATTTTTATTTCCCTTGTCGTCGGTAATTTTatattatagttcttgtacttaacgtGTAACCCTTTTTGCgatctattagtggattgcctaacgaaagcactcgacgagtgtgggtcttgaagtaggagtcaacaaaggctccgaaccaagtaaaacttggtttgttagcGTTATTCTTATTTTTATCTTCCGCCGTGTAGTCAATTTAATTATTgattttcgacgatcgctattcaccccctctagcgttctttccgatccaacaagtggtatcagagtaggtaccgctctgatttggtgcaaccaccaatcaggcaaagggggtgaaatttttttcttattttcggttttaagtttttctaacataatccaaattggtacaattactTCTTTGGAAATATTTTCTCATAGCAAaccaatctgaattggtgcaacaacaattcagttttaatatttttatttttttccccacactactaatccaagaccaaaagtCTTGGGACCGTCTCTGTTTTTCTTTATTGTGTGCAAGAGAAATTGCCCAAAACGAGGGATACAACACTGTccatcctcccctcttcaacgacgacaacttctcatactagaagaagcgaatggaggtctatTTGAAGACTGACTTTGACCCGTGGTTCAACATAACCAGATGCTACAAGGCTCCAGTCGATAATGCCGGAATTTCGATGGACCCAGAATAGTGGAAtccagagatgaagaagaaagctcaaatAGATTTCAAGGCTCTGAACACCCTCTAGTGCAGACTAATGAAAGAAAAACTTAACCACGTCGGTCCACACATAAATGCGATGGAATTGTGGGACAACCTCATCGAATTGCACGAGGGAACCAGCGATGCAAAGGTAACCAAAAGAGACCCCTatctaaataaactatttaatataaaaatgtaggaaggaaagACCGtgagtcaactccacgcgaggataaaggatatcctcaacgatcTTCACAACATCGgctaccaaatggagaaccgcgacctgataaggtatgcccttaacgcgtttcctcgaaatgcactgtgagcatccatcatggatgcttataagattttgaagaatttttccaaattaaagttagatgaactattttgtgaacttgaactccatgaacagactaactcaaaataggtcgagaaaggaattgccctttttgcaggttcctcctgttgggttcgtcgggccgcgaaaaccgctttttcgcgtcgcggaaaccccgagtcacccaaagccgtagatccgtgcaaagattcgtaaacaaaaactttttcgaaaaactttttcttgtacgagtttgtaaaactttagatctacactagatgaaagttataccttcgaagcgaagcccttcgcttatcccgctcgtccaaggggttgtcggatctctagaccgtcaagcgccggtcctctagaagtatccacacggacacgtaggtggagaaaacctcacacaaaggtgtgctagcaccttggtgagattcagccaagcaaggaggagagggagagggagagcttgagaggaagaaggaggaagagtcaccacccttgaatgaaaatgaattcacaccaagaaacaaagtggccgaccacttctcaaaaactcacaaaattaattgcattaattgcaattaatatgaaaccattaagagagtggctttgtaacttccatgaggtggcacccatgatgatgtggaacatcattattggtccacctaatgccaactcaccaatgaggtggcaaaaggtcaagtcaaaattgacctttggtcttccttctctagtcaagtcaaacttgactcaatctctaccatggttgatctaatccaaccatttgattcaagccaatttaatataatgaatctaattcattaaattaattgatttaataagtcataatctaaattagactcattaaatacatgaatcaacttgagtcgaactcaagttagcccaattaggattactcttaatccaatttgatttatcaaataaatctaatcctcttggttcatcatatgaacctaatctccatctatatgtcctaagtgtgtgaccctataggttcttgtaacgttggcaatgccctaaactcatttaggagcataagtaatgagcggtatctagcaacacatcattactacccaagttacaagaatgtcgagatccgacatcaccttgtgactaccaattgtgactcctcacaaaataatgacaagtgtcattctatcctagacatctagattgatcaatatgaggcatagaccgtgtcatcctctaatcaatctaaatcttgaactccaagtagactcactcgatcaaatgagctcaacatctaatgttgactcatttgggcatggccatgcacttagtggtctcactctatcaagaataccgatgtcgctcccgtcatatgggagggatagatcccatctacatcactcacatccctctacataattcgttatatacccagtaatcgcctttatagtccacccagttacgggtgacgtttgacgaaaccaaagcacataactccttatgtagggatccatggtgacttcaggtctaaggactaatagtcatactaatagccacatgagaaagtatatgacactcatataacgatccatgatactttctcatggcgggtcattcagtatacattctctaatgcatacccatgtgtcagcttgatatctctatatccatgacttgtgagatcaagtcatcgagctgacctacatgctagtcttattgtattaacattgtccctgaatgctaatactcgactaggaatgatttagagtagtgttccctatatcatctcactatcgattcaactaatcgattgatataggtatgaaccttctactcaaggacgctattatacttagtctatttggcactaatataaataagtataataaccaaacaaatgcctttattaatataaaagaatatgatatacatgagtccatacaatcatcaaatgattggctctagggctctaactaacacctccAAAGACAAGTCAAGAACTAAACCTGAAGCTGAAGGTGAGCTTGACCAAGACctagaagacgaagaatacctggtgaacttggtaagaaaaatgt encodes the following:
- the LOC122040146 gene encoding uncharacterized protein LOC122040146, with product MDSRLLHPSTLSPNPCCFPRPRLSPRPRLLLPRATTDGDATDAGDRQAESAAVPSSPSPPALNIRYRSRSRVRRQEEQQKSAPRKQPPPKKDWESMTPGEKAVELYVGEKGLLFWLNKIAYALIFVIAGGWILFRFIGPALGLYQLDSAPLSPSAIFKASP